Below is a window of Thermodesulfomicrobium sp. WS DNA.
CTCTTTGGCATGGGCGTGCTGGCCACCATCAACCAATCCCTGGATTTCGAGACCGCAGCGCTGGTGGCCGCAGAGTTCCAGTATGACGTGGAAAAGGTGGGTTTCTCCGAGGAGTCGTTCCTTGTGCCCCAAGAAGTCGACGCCCCCGAGTCCCTCAAGCCCCGGCCGCCTGTGGTGACCATCATGGGGCATGTGGACCACGGCAAGACCTCCCTCTTGGACGCCATCCGCCAGACCAACGTGGCCTCGGGAGAGGCCGGCGGCATCACCCAGCACATCGGCGCCTACCATGTGCGCACGGCCCGGGGCGAAGTGGTCTTCCTGGACACCCCGGGTCATGAGGCCTTCACCACCATGCGCGCCCGCGGCGCTCAGGTCACGGACATCGTGGTGCTCGTGGTGGCTGCGGACGACGGCGTCATGGAGCAGACCCGCGAGGCCATCAACCACGCCCGGGCCGCCGGTGTGCCCATCGTGGTGGCGGTCAACAAGATCGACAAGCCCGGTGCGGACCCTGACCGGGTCAAGCGCGAGCTCGCCGACTTGGGCCTTCTCGCCGAAGACTGGGGCGGCGACACCATCTTCGCCCATGTCTCGGCCAAAAAACGCATCGGCTTGGACGAACTCCTGGAACTCATCCTGCTGCAGGCCGAAGTCCTGGAGCTCAGGGCCAATCCCGACAAGCCTGGACGCGGCCACGTGATCGAGGCGCGTCTGGACAAAGGCCGCGGCCCGGTGGCCACCATCCTGGTGAAGGAAGGCCAGATCCGCCAGGGCGACGCCTTTGTGTGCGGACTTTTCAGCGGCAAGGTGCGGGCCATGTTCAATGACCAGGGCCGTAGCATCAAGGTGGCCGGCCCCTCCATGCCGGCAGAACTCCAGGGTCTGGAAGGCGTGCCCGAGGCGGGTGACGAATTCGTGGTGGTGCAGGACGAAAAAGTCGCCCGCCGCATTGCGGAAGAACGGCGTATGAAGCAGCGCGAGCGCGAGCTGGCCAAGGAATCCAAGGTCACCCTGGAGAGCTTTTTGGCGGCCAAGGCGGGAGGGGAGGCCCAAAGCCTCAACATCGTGCTCAAGGCCGATGTCCAGGGTTCTCAAGAAGCCATTGCCGACGCCCTACGCAAGCTCTCCACCGACGAGATCAAGATCGGCATCGTCCACGCCGGCACCGGGGCCATTTCCGAGTCCGACATCCTTTTGGCCTCGGCCTCCAACGCCATCGTCATCGGCTTCAATGTGCGGCCCACGGCCAAGATCAAAGAGATCGCCGAGCAGGAACAGGTGGACATCCGCTTCTATGACATCATCTACAAGCTGGTGGATGACATCAAGGCGGCCATGTCCGGCATGCTCTCGCCGGAGATCAAAGAGGTCTACCTGGGCCAGGCCGACGTGCAGCAGACCTTCTCCGTCCCCAAAGTGGGCACGGTGGCCGGCTGCATGGTGAGCGACGGCAAGATCAAGCGCAACGCCGGTGCCCGCTTGCTGCGCGACGGCGTGGTGGTGTACACGGGCCGCATCGCATCCCTCAAACGCTTCAAGGAAGACGCCCGGGAGGTGACCAAAGGCTACGAATGTGGCATCGGCCTGGAGAACTTCAACGACATCAAAGTGGGCGACGTCATCGAAGCCTTCGAACAGGTGGAAGAGGCTCGCACCATCGAATAAGCCATGTACATTGGGGCGCTGCGTTTGGAATTCCGTTTGCACGGCGTCTTCTCCCTCAAGGAGAAACGCCGTATCGCCGCCAGCCTCAAGCAGAAGCTGCGCAACAAGTTCAATGTCGCTGTGGCGGAGACAGATTCCCAGGACAGCCATGGGTCCTTGGTGCTTGGGGTGGTCACGGTCAGCGGCGACGCCACCCACGCCCAAGGGCTGCTCCACAAGGCCGTGGCCATGGTCGAAGCTGCCACCAGTGAAGAGCTCATCGCCGCAGACATCGAAATTTTTGGAGACTGATATGCACCGCGCCACAAGCCGCCGTGCCATACAAATGGCCGACCAAATCCTGCAGGTCCTTGCCCGCATCCTCGTGGAAGAGGTGGAAGATCCGGCCGTGCGCTTGGTGACGGTCACCGGCGTGCGCCTCAATCGGGACTTCAGCATCGCGGAGGTGCTCTTCACCCACGTGGAAGGCCGCGCGGTGGAAGCCCGCACGGCCCAAGGGCTCAACCGGGCAAAAGGGTTCCTGCGCCTGCGTCTCGGCCAAGAGTTGCGGCTGCGCGCGGTCCCTGACCTGCGCTTTACCTGGGATACCTTCCTGGAGGAAATGGTGTATGATCCCCCCGCTGCACCCCATCGCTGACGCCATCCGGCAATACCACCATTTCCTCGTCACTTCCCATGTCAATCCCGACGGAGACGCCATCGGTTCCATGCTCGCCATGGGCAATATCTTGCGCGCGCTCCACAAAGAGGTCGTCGTGTACAACGAATCCGGGCTGCCGCGCCGCTTTGACTGGATCACCGGGGGCGAGGCCATTGTCTCCACGCTGCCGGCCCACAAGCCCGAGGCCATCATCGTGCTCGATTGCGGCGACGTCCGTCGCCCGGGAGAGACCATCCAGCCCTGGCTCACCACGCTGCCCATCATCAATCTGGACCACCACCTGGGCAATTCCCATTTTGGCACCTACAATTGGGTGGATCAGCGCATGGCCGCCACCGGCGAGATGGTGGGCATGCTCGCCCGGGTCTTTGGCATCCCCTTTGCCGGCGCCCTGGGCGAGGCCCTGTACTTGGCCCTGACTGCGGACACCGGCGATTTTTGCTACAACAACACCCGGCCCCAAACCCTGGAGATGGCGGCGGAGATCCTGCGCCAAGGCCTCAAACCCGGCCCGTTTTACGAACGCAAGCACTCCACCGGCACCCTGGCGCAGATCCAGATGCGCGGGGAGGTGATGCAAAAGGCCCAGCTCTTCGGCGACGGCCGTATCTGTCTCTTCCAGTTCACCCAAGAGCTTTTTTCCCGCACCGGCACCACCCCCGAGGACACCGAAGGGCTCGTCAACGAAGGGCTGGCCATCCGCGGCGTCCTGGTGTCCGTGAGCCTGCGGGAAGAGCGCGACCGGATCAAATTTTCCCTGCGCTCCAAGGGCGAGATCAATGTCCAGGCCGTCGCCATCCGCTTTGGCGGCGGCGGGCACCGCAATGCTGCCGGCGGCAATCTCGCCACCACGGACATGGACGAGGCCATCCGCACCCTCACCCCTGCAATCACGGCGGAATTGGAGAAGGCATGCAGCACCACGGCATCCTGATCGTCGCCAAACCTCCGGGGCTCACCTCGGCCCAGGTCACCAACCGCATCAAACGCCTGGGACAGCGCAAGATCGGCCACGCCGGGACCCTCGATCCCATGGCCACCGGCGTCCTGGTGGTGCTCCTCGGCCATGGGACCAAACTCGCCGAACACCTCAACACCGGCACCAAGGTCTACCGCGGGGTCTTGCGTCTTGGCCGGACCACCGATACCTACGACCGCGAGGGCACGGTGACGTCCGAGGCGCCGTGGCAGCACGTAGATTCCGATGCCGTGCGTCGTCTCATCCTCTCCTGGACTGAGATCACCGAGCAGGAAGTGCCGCCCGTATCCGCGGCCAAACACGGAGGCAAACCCGGATACCTCTTGGTGCGCCAAGGCATTACCCCGCCTGCCAAGACCAAGCCCATTACCATTTTTTCCGCCCAGGTCCTGCGCGTGGACCTGCCGCGGGTCGAATTTCGAGTCACGTGCTCTACCGGCACCTATGTTCGGTCCCTGGCCCACAGCCTGGGGATGCGGCTTGGGTGCGGCGCCGTGCTCGAGGAACTGGAACGCGAGGCATGCCATCCATTTACCCTGGATCAGGCCTTGAGCCTCGAGGAAATCCTCGCCGCAGGCGAGGACCTCGGCCGCCTGGTCATCCCGTTGGCCGATGCCCTGCCCCATTGGCCGCGCCTCACCGCCACCGAGGCGCAAGCCACGCTGGTGCGCCAGGGACAGATGCTGCCTGCCGGGATGTTTCCCGGCGTGACGGCGGCCCCGGGGGACAAGGCCCTCATGCTGGATTCCAGCGGCGCGGCCCTGGCCCTCATGCAGGCCAAGATCCACGGGAAGACGGTGGTATGGCGTGTGCTGCGCGGCCTATGGTAGGCCCAGTTCCATGGTCCATCACCCTAACCAAATAGAAGGAGATCGCTGTGGTCCTGACACCGGAACGAAAAGCGGAAATCATCAAGGAATTCGGAAAGTCGGAAGCCGATACCGGCAGCCCTGAGGTCCAGATCGCCCTGCTTTCGGCGCGCATCGACTACCTCACCGAGCACTTCAAAAGTCATCCCAAAGACCATCATTCGCGGGTAGGGCTCTTGAAACTCGTCGGCAAACGCAAGCAACTGCTCTCCTACCTGCGCTCCAAAGACGTGCAGCGCTACCGCGACATCATCACCAAGCTCGGTCTGCGCAAGTAACCCCACGGGCGGGGCTCCCCCCCGCCCTTTGCCCTCCCGCCCCAGGGTTTCGTGTTGCTGTTCAGGAAGCGAAACGTCGTTTTCTGCACGCATCACCAAACCCGCAAGGGGAGGGCCAACCCCTTGAGGAGTATATCATGTCTGGATTTTCCACGACCACACGCACCATTTCGTGGGCAGATGGGTCCATCACCATCGAACACGGCCGCCTGGCCCTGCAAGCCAGCGGCGCGGTCACCGTGCGCTGGGGCGACACCATCGTGCTCGTCACCGCCACCCATCAGGCCCTGGACCGCGCCGTGGACTTCCTGCCGCTTACCTGCAACTACCAGGAAATGCTCTACGCCGCAGGCCGCATCCCCGGAAGCTACTTCCGCCGGGAGATCGGCCGCCCCAGCGACCATGAGACCCTCATCTCCCGCCTCGTGGACCGCCCCATCCGGCCGCTTTTCCCCAAAACCATCAATCACGAGATCCAAATCATCGCCACGGTCATCTCCTCGGACCGCGAACACCCGGCGGACATCCTCGCCATGCTGGGGGCCTCGGCGGCCCTGCACATCTCGGACATCCCCTTTGCCGGCCCCATGGCTGCGGTGCGCATCGGCCAAAAAGACGGCGCCTTCATCCTCAACCCCACCACCAAGGAGATGGCTGCCAGCACCCTCAATCTGGTGCTGGCCGGCACCCGGGACGCTGTCGTCATGGTGGAGGGCGGGGCCCAGTTCATCCGCGAAGACGTGCTCGCCGAGGCCATCGCCTGGGGACACAGCCAGCTTGCCCCCTTCCTCGATGCCCAGGAGTCCCTGCGTGAGGAACGCGGCCGGGCCAAGTTTGTGGTTCCGGAAGCGGTCCACGACGCCGAACTGGAGGCCGCAGTACGGGAAGTGGCCATCGCCCCCCTGGACGAGGCCCTGCGCGTGCCGACCAAGCTCGCCCGCAAGGAGGCCAAGGCCGCGGCCAAGGAGACCATCCTTGCCGCCCTGCGGGAACGCTTTGCCGAAACCCCGGAACGACTGGCGCGGGTAGGCGAAATCCTGGAAGCCTTGGAGAAGGAATTGGTGCGCCGCCGCATCCTCGAAGAAGGCCGCCGCATCGACGGCCGGGACCTGACCACCGTACGGCCCCTGACCATGGAAGTGGGCGTCCTGCCCCGCACCCACGGCTCCGCCATCTTTGCCCGCGGCGAGACCAAGGCGCTGTGCACCTGCACCCTAGGAAGCTCCCGGGACGAGCAGCGACTGGAGACCCTAGGCGGCGACGTGGCCAAGCGTTTCCTCATGCACTACAATTTCCCGCCCTACTGCGTGGGCGAGGCCCGACCGCTGCGTGCCCCCTCCCGACGCGAGGTCGGCCACGGCGCCCTCTCGGAACGGGCCCTCGCTCCTATCTTGCCAGACCCACACTCCTTCCCCTTCACCATCCGCTTGGTGTCGGACATCATGGAGTCCAACGGCTCCTCATCCATGGCCTCAGTATGCGGCGGCTGCCTCGCTCTCATGGACGCAGGCGTGCCCATTACCACCCCGGTGGCGGGCATCGCCATGGGACTCATCAAGGAAGGCGACCGCTATCTGGTACTCACCGATATCCTCGGGGATGAGGACCACCTCGGCGACATGGACTTCAAGGTGGCCGGCAGCCGCGACGGCGTCACCGCCATCCAGATGGACATCAAGATCGCCGGCATCCCGGCGGAAGTCATGCGCCAGGCCCTGGCCCAGGCGCGCGAGGCCCGCATTTTCATCCTCGATGCCATGGCCAAAGTCCTGCCCGCCCCGCGGGGCGAACTCTCCCGCTTTGCGCCCCAGACGGATACGGTCCACATCTCTCCGGACAAAATCCGAGAGCTCATCGGCCCGGGCGGCAAGAACATCAAGGCCATCTGCGAGGCCACCCAGGCGGACATCGACATCGACGATTCCGGCAAGGTGAGCATCTTCGCCCCGGACCAGGAAACCCTGGCCAAGGCCCGGGAAATGGTGCTCTTCTACGATCAAAAGGCCGAACTGGGCCGCGACTACGACGGCATCGTCAAAAAAGTCATGGATTTCGGCGCCTTTGTGGAGATTTTACCCGGCCTGGAGGGCCTGTGCCATATCTCCCAGTTGGACCGCGCCCGAGTCCAGACCGTTACGGACGTGGTGCGCGAAGGCGATGCCATCCGCGTGCGGGTCATCGACATCGAACCTTCGGGACGCATCAAACTCAGCCGCAAGGCCATCCTCCAAGAGGCCGCGGGCGAAGCCCCAGACCCGGTGGAGCGCCAAGCCCCGCGCAGCGGCGGGCGGCCTCGCGGCGGCGGACGACGCTAGATACGCCTTGGACAAACACCCCTATCCACATCCGACAGCGGGGCGAGAAATCTCGCCCCGTTGTTCCGTCAGGGAGACGCCATGCACCGCAAGGAAGCCACTGCCAACCTCCTTTTGTGCCTCACCGCCCTTATTTGGGGATTTGCCTTCACTGCCCAACGGGTGGGCATGGACTTCATGGGGCCGCTCACCTTCAACGGGATCCGCTTCCTTTTGGGCGGCCTCACCCTCATCCCCCTAGCCTGGGGGTTGGGGGAGCGGGCATTGCCTGTCCCCTGGATGCTTCGCCGCGGTATGGTCCTCGGAGTGGTGCTCTTTCTCGGCGCCTGGCTCCAACAATTGGGCATCTGCTGGACCACCGCCGGTAACGCGGGATTCATTACTGGCCTCTACGTCCTCCTCGTGCCGGTTCTGGGCTACCCTTTTGGCCAGCGCGCCGGACTCGGCACCTGGGTGGGCGCATGCTTGGCCCTCACCGGCATGTATCTGCTTTCCGTTACCGAAGATTTCTCCATGAGCCGCGGCGATATTCTCGTTCTCTTCTCCGCCGTGTTCTGGGCCGTGCACGTGCTGGCCATCGGTAGGTTCAGCGCAGGACTTCGCGCCGGAGAAGCGGTCATCCTTTCCATCATCCAGTTTCTCACCTGCGGTCTCATCAGCCTTACCGGGGCGCTGGCTACCGAAACCATCGCCCTCCATGGACTGCGCCAAGGGCTGATCCCCATTCTCTACGGCGGCCTCGGTTCCGTGGGGGTCGCCTACACCCTGCAGGTCATTGCCCAGCGCCACGCGAGACCAGCACCGGCGGCCATCATCCTGAGCCTGGAGGCGGTGTTCGCCGCCCTGGGCGGCTGGGCTGTTTTGGGAGAAACCATGACCCTGCGGGCCATGCTCGGCTGCGGTCTCATGCTTCTTGGCACCATCACCGCGCAACTACGGCCATGATTTTGCTTCCCTCGGCAAACCGCCGTTTGCCGAAAACTGCTAGCGTTACGCCCAACCTTGTGGCATGGAGATGAAAACCAAGGAGGCCGTATGCGGCAGGCAGGATTTACGCTGGTGGAACTTCTGGTGGCGGTCGCCATCGTGGGCATCCTCGCGGCCATTGCCATCCCGCAACTGGTCAAATACCGCATTCAGGGGGCGCTCGCCCGGGCGCAAAGCGACCTGCGCTCCTGCATGATGCTGGCCGCCAGTCAAGA
It encodes the following:
- a CDS encoding DMT family transporter, whose product is MHRKEATANLLLCLTALIWGFAFTAQRVGMDFMGPLTFNGIRFLLGGLTLIPLAWGLGERALPVPWMLRRGMVLGVVLFLGAWLQQLGICWTTAGNAGFITGLYVLLVPVLGYPFGQRAGLGTWVGACLALTGMYLLSVTEDFSMSRGDILVLFSAVFWAVHVLAIGRFSAGLRAGEAVILSIIQFLTCGLISLTGALATETIALHGLRQGLIPILYGGLGSVGVAYTLQVIAQRHARPAPAAIILSLEAVFAALGGWAVLGETMTLRAMLGCGLMLLGTITAQLRP
- the rpsO gene encoding 30S ribosomal protein S15, which codes for MVLTPERKAEIIKEFGKSEADTGSPEVQIALLSARIDYLTEHFKSHPKDHHSRVGLLKLVGKRKQLLSYLRSKDVQRYRDIITKLGLRK
- the truB gene encoding tRNA pseudouridine(55) synthase TruB, which gives rise to MQHHGILIVAKPPGLTSAQVTNRIKRLGQRKIGHAGTLDPMATGVLVVLLGHGTKLAEHLNTGTKVYRGVLRLGRTTDTYDREGTVTSEAPWQHVDSDAVRRLILSWTEITEQEVPPVSAAKHGGKPGYLLVRQGITPPAKTKPITIFSAQVLRVDLPRVEFRVTCSTGTYVRSLAHSLGMRLGCGAVLEELEREACHPFTLDQALSLEEILAAGEDLGRLVIPLADALPHWPRLTATEAQATLVRQGQMLPAGMFPGVTAAPGDKALMLDSSGAALALMQAKIHGKTVVWRVLRGLW
- a CDS encoding bifunctional oligoribonuclease/PAP phosphatase NrnA, with the translated sequence MIPPLHPIADAIRQYHHFLVTSHVNPDGDAIGSMLAMGNILRALHKEVVVYNESGLPRRFDWITGGEAIVSTLPAHKPEAIIVLDCGDVRRPGETIQPWLTTLPIINLDHHLGNSHFGTYNWVDQRMAATGEMVGMLARVFGIPFAGALGEALYLALTADTGDFCYNNTRPQTLEMAAEILRQGLKPGPFYERKHSTGTLAQIQMRGEVMQKAQLFGDGRICLFQFTQELFSRTGTTPEDTEGLVNEGLAIRGVLVSVSLREERDRIKFSLRSKGEINVQAVAIRFGGGGHRNAAGGNLATTDMDEAIRTLTPAITAELEKACSTTAS
- the pnp gene encoding polyribonucleotide nucleotidyltransferase — protein: MSGFSTTTRTISWADGSITIEHGRLALQASGAVTVRWGDTIVLVTATHQALDRAVDFLPLTCNYQEMLYAAGRIPGSYFRREIGRPSDHETLISRLVDRPIRPLFPKTINHEIQIIATVISSDREHPADILAMLGASAALHISDIPFAGPMAAVRIGQKDGAFILNPTTKEMAASTLNLVLAGTRDAVVMVEGGAQFIREDVLAEAIAWGHSQLAPFLDAQESLREERGRAKFVVPEAVHDAELEAAVREVAIAPLDEALRVPTKLARKEAKAAAKETILAALRERFAETPERLARVGEILEALEKELVRRRILEEGRRIDGRDLTTVRPLTMEVGVLPRTHGSAIFARGETKALCTCTLGSSRDEQRLETLGGDVAKRFLMHYNFPPYCVGEARPLRAPSRREVGHGALSERALAPILPDPHSFPFTIRLVSDIMESNGSSSMASVCGGCLALMDAGVPITTPVAGIAMGLIKEGDRYLVLTDILGDEDHLGDMDFKVAGSRDGVTAIQMDIKIAGIPAEVMRQALAQAREARIFILDAMAKVLPAPRGELSRFAPQTDTVHISPDKIRELIGPGGKNIKAICEATQADIDIDDSGKVSIFAPDQETLAKAREMVLFYDQKAELGRDYDGIVKKVMDFGAFVEILPGLEGLCHISQLDRARVQTVTDVVREGDAIRVRVIDIEPSGRIKLSRKAILQEAAGEAPDPVERQAPRSGGRPRGGGRR
- the rbfA gene encoding 30S ribosome-binding factor RbfA — protein: MHRATSRRAIQMADQILQVLARILVEEVEDPAVRLVTVTGVRLNRDFSIAEVLFTHVEGRAVEARTAQGLNRAKGFLRLRLGQELRLRAVPDLRFTWDTFLEEMVYDPPAAPHR
- a CDS encoding DUF503 domain-containing protein; the protein is MYIGALRLEFRLHGVFSLKEKRRIAASLKQKLRNKFNVAVAETDSQDSHGSLVLGVVTVSGDATHAQGLLHKAVAMVEAATSEELIAADIEIFGD
- the infB gene encoding translation initiation factor IF-2; amino-acid sequence: MSTKMRIRDLVAELGAQGREIMRIVHELGIEAKTQMSGLTEEQVEAVRKRYEASQNAPVETRVAGEVVVRRRRTTRSSAQADDQTPEAGAPATQEAPQAPEGSDLTPQKSARKARRPEETRARIIATPKPEPQPAPQAEATPAATIPESDAVSEPASPVPAASETAPVVATETAAEISSEDTMIASPEASADGRPVLAPQPEGKEAPQKDDRKRSKDRSRKPAAPTVAVKVISRPKVVEFPQASPRPEPRPAPAPAAPPSDTPSRDGRGKKKKGRRTVEARDIYDKQEAAILSKSKKAQRAEAKRQSERRPVSQPIKAAKRKIRIEESIRLSDLAHQMGVKAQELIKTLFGMGVLATINQSLDFETAALVAAEFQYDVEKVGFSEESFLVPQEVDAPESLKPRPPVVTIMGHVDHGKTSLLDAIRQTNVASGEAGGITQHIGAYHVRTARGEVVFLDTPGHEAFTTMRARGAQVTDIVVLVVAADDGVMEQTREAINHARAAGVPIVVAVNKIDKPGADPDRVKRELADLGLLAEDWGGDTIFAHVSAKKRIGLDELLELILLQAEVLELRANPDKPGRGHVIEARLDKGRGPVATILVKEGQIRQGDAFVCGLFSGKVRAMFNDQGRSIKVAGPSMPAELQGLEGVPEAGDEFVVVQDEKVARRIAEERRMKQRERELAKESKVTLESFLAAKAGGEAQSLNIVLKADVQGSQEAIADALRKLSTDEIKIGIVHAGTGAISESDILLASASNAIVIGFNVRPTAKIKEIAEQEQVDIRFYDIIYKLVDDIKAAMSGMLSPEIKEVYLGQADVQQTFSVPKVGTVAGCMVSDGKIKRNAGARLLRDGVVVYTGRIASLKRFKEDAREVTKGYECGIGLENFNDIKVGDVIEAFEQVEEARTIE